Proteins from a single region of Hymenobacter aquaticus:
- a CDS encoding TROVE domain-containing protein gives MRFNLPFRKAATTLNHEGAVAYTLTPQLELYAAVATTALSDQFYEKADTRLRRLRELVARNDPEFVARLAVYAREQLYLRTVPLVLTVELARQHRGDSLVSRLVARVVQRADEITELLAYYAQANEREGVKTLNRLSKQVQKGLAHSFNRFDGYQLAKYDRAGQVRLRDALFLVHPTARNSEQQALFDQLVQGTLPTPYTWETELSALGQQAFASAEERTAAFRATWETLIGSGKLGYMALLRNLRNILEAGVSAGAVERVCATLSNEQAVSRAKQLPFRFLAAYREVLALQSGYVPLVLEALETAIAHSVVNLRGFAADTRVVVACDVSGSMQQPVSARSKVLLYDVGLVLGMLLQGRCGHVVTGMFGDTWKRISLPRGRTLQNVQEFYRREGEVGYSTNGHLVIQDLLQRREVVDKVMIFTDCQLWNSTNDGGTLAQAWIDYRRTVAPRARLYLFDLAGHGSAPLEVREGHGVALIAGWSDKVFDVLQALENGNSALSEIEKIDLSI, from the coding sequence ATGCGCTTCAATCTACCCTTTCGTAAAGCCGCTACCACCCTCAACCACGAAGGCGCGGTAGCTTACACCCTGACGCCCCAGCTGGAGCTGTACGCGGCCGTGGCCACGACGGCCCTGAGCGACCAGTTCTACGAAAAAGCCGATACCCGCCTGCGGCGCCTGCGCGAGCTGGTGGCCCGCAACGACCCCGAGTTCGTAGCCCGGCTGGCAGTATACGCCCGCGAGCAGCTTTACCTGCGCACCGTGCCCCTGGTCTTGACCGTGGAGCTGGCCCGCCAGCACCGCGGCGACAGCCTGGTAAGCCGCCTGGTGGCCCGGGTGGTGCAGCGCGCCGACGAAATAACTGAGCTGCTGGCCTACTACGCCCAGGCCAACGAGCGGGAAGGGGTGAAAACCCTTAACCGCCTCTCCAAGCAGGTGCAGAAAGGCCTGGCCCACAGCTTCAACCGGTTCGACGGCTACCAGCTGGCCAAGTACGACCGGGCCGGGCAGGTGCGCCTGCGCGACGCGCTGTTTCTGGTGCACCCCACGGCCCGCAATTCCGAGCAGCAAGCCTTGTTCGACCAGCTCGTGCAGGGCACCCTGCCCACGCCCTACACCTGGGAAACCGAGCTGTCGGCTTTGGGGCAGCAAGCCTTTGCCTCGGCTGAGGAGCGCACGGCGGCTTTCCGCGCCACCTGGGAAACTCTCATTGGTAGCGGTAAGCTGGGCTACATGGCCTTGCTGCGCAACCTGCGCAACATCCTCGAAGCCGGCGTGTCGGCCGGGGCCGTGGAGCGGGTGTGTGCCACGCTGAGCAACGAGCAGGCCGTGAGCCGTGCCAAGCAGCTGCCCTTCCGTTTTTTGGCCGCTTACCGCGAGGTCTTGGCCTTGCAGTCGGGCTACGTGCCGCTGGTGCTGGAAGCGTTGGAAACGGCCATTGCCCACAGCGTGGTTAACCTGCGCGGCTTCGCGGCCGATACCCGGGTGGTAGTGGCCTGCGACGTGTCGGGCTCGATGCAGCAACCGGTTTCGGCGCGCAGCAAGGTGCTGCTCTACGACGTGGGCCTGGTGCTGGGCATGCTCCTGCAAGGCCGCTGCGGGCACGTGGTGACCGGCATGTTCGGCGACACCTGGAAGCGCATCAGCCTGCCCCGGGGCCGGACCCTGCAAAACGTGCAGGAGTTCTACCGCCGCGAAGGCGAGGTGGGCTACAGCACCAACGGCCACCTGGTTATCCAGGACCTGTTGCAGCGCCGGGAGGTGGTCGATAAGGTGATGATCTTCACCGACTGCCAGCTCTGGAACAGCACCAACGACGGCGGTACCCTGGCCCAGGCCTGGATTGACTACCGCCGCACCGTGGCACCCCGGGCCCGGCTCTACCTCTTCGATCTGGCCGGCCACGGTTCGGCCCCGCTCGAAGTGCGCGAAGGCCACGGCGTGGCCCTGATTGCCGGCTGGTCGGATAAAGTGTTCGACGTGCTGCAGGCCCTGGAAAACGGGAACTCGGCGCTGAGCGAAATCGAAAAAATTGACTTGTCGATCTGA
- a CDS encoding PcfJ domain-containing protein, translated as MRDTQQALVALARHADRRKWSAGQQIDFLFSCAGIQELPADDPISTLRYRHWVGNRTVLEKQRVRQTLLTLAAKRTALLDRPEMVPALGLIGKHYWSRQRELADWHPRTRNVYGQLASLVRHLFDAYGDVPGWVLEAWASGEMVCAGVQLAELTIHLGQGHSLRSFPGLPRALTKKQEHAMRQAPAGCTFIEALRYGQLAARGALSWLGPVLQTEWSRTVGPDDDFWLGVVDFFAAAPLVDPQHFGPVCDWIQQKRTVGIGDEPPQPGFSLKGRSMNSVLARTEQWHRQLARGPRHAGQLLSTTWSPLLVSDFASGEDQRVLIRQLRTYEELLDEGRALHHCVASYLHSCQRGRCGIFSLKMDGARSITLEVLGNRTVVQARGRYNRPMLAHERYWVARWATEAQLSLSKHI; from the coding sequence GTGCGGGACACTCAACAAGCCCTCGTAGCCCTGGCCCGGCACGCCGACCGCCGCAAGTGGTCGGCCGGGCAACAAATTGACTTTCTTTTTTCCTGCGCCGGTATTCAGGAGCTACCTGCTGACGACCCGATATCGACCCTGCGCTACCGGCACTGGGTAGGAAACCGGACCGTGCTGGAAAAACAGCGCGTTCGACAGACGCTCCTGACCCTGGCCGCCAAGCGCACCGCCCTGCTGGACCGCCCCGAGATGGTGCCCGCTTTGGGCCTGATCGGAAAGCACTACTGGAGCCGGCAGCGCGAGCTGGCCGACTGGCACCCCCGCACCCGCAACGTGTATGGGCAATTGGCAAGCCTGGTGCGCCACCTCTTCGATGCCTACGGCGACGTGCCCGGCTGGGTACTCGAAGCCTGGGCCAGCGGCGAAATGGTTTGTGCCGGCGTGCAGCTGGCCGAGCTGACCATTCATCTGGGCCAGGGCCACTCGTTGCGCAGCTTTCCGGGCCTGCCCCGGGCCCTGACCAAAAAGCAGGAGCACGCCATGCGGCAGGCCCCGGCCGGCTGCACCTTCATCGAAGCCCTGCGCTACGGGCAGCTGGCCGCCCGCGGGGCGCTCAGCTGGCTCGGGCCGGTGCTGCAAACCGAGTGGAGCCGCACCGTGGGGCCCGATGACGACTTCTGGCTGGGCGTGGTCGACTTCTTTGCCGCCGCGCCCCTGGTCGACCCGCAGCACTTCGGGCCGGTCTGCGACTGGATTCAGCAGAAGCGTACCGTGGGCATCGGCGATGAGCCGCCCCAGCCGGGCTTTTCGCTGAAAGGCCGCAGCATGAACAGCGTGCTGGCGCGCACCGAGCAATGGCACCGGCAGCTGGCCCGCGGGCCCCGCCACGCCGGCCAGCTGCTTTCGACCACCTGGAGCCCGTTGCTGGTCAGTGACTTTGCCAGCGGCGAAGACCAGCGGGTGTTGATCCGCCAGCTGCGCACCTACGAGGAGCTGCTGGACGAGGGTCGGGCCCTGCACCACTGCGTGGCGTCGTACCTGCACTCCTGCCAGCGGGGGCGTTGCGGCATCTTCTCCCTGAAGATGGACGGCGCCCGCAGCATTACGCTGGAAGTACTCGGCAACCGCACCGTGGTGCAGGCCCGGGGCCGCTACAACCGCCCCATGCTGGCGCACGAGCGGTATTGGGTAGCGCGCTGGGCCACCGAAGCCCAGCTCAGCCTCTCCAAGCACATCTGA
- a CDS encoding RtcB family protein, whose protein sequence is MAQQLRGNDLRQLGFPEGRAIGLALAQLQRKHLKKISLTDQLALLQHLLAAPHDFATHLDWSHVAAALLPPPSRHLELVARKPYALYGAEHIEPGALHQMDTAMKLPVTVAGALMPDAHHGYGLPIGGVLATDNAVIPYAVGVDIGCRMALSVFALPPKFISQRVQELQKLLLDNTRFGNRTGFDRGKKLGHAVLDSATFRDVPFLRNKQATAAEQIGTSGSGNHFVEFGVVDITDPTNEMGLPVGQYVGLLSHSGSRGLGASVANHYTKLAMENCQLPNEAKHLAWLGLDGELGQEYWAAMTLAGDYASACHDQIHHRLAKALGERPLAKVENHHNFAWQERMQDGREVIVHRKGATPAGAGVLGIIPGSMTAPGFIVRGRGVAESLGSASHGAGRLMSRTRAKQELSEAQVRQHLKAHDVVLQGGGVDEAPMAYKDIHQVMQSQQELVDVLGSFTPKIVRMDGA, encoded by the coding sequence ATGGCCCAACAACTACGCGGCAACGACCTTCGGCAGCTTGGCTTCCCCGAAGGCCGCGCCATCGGCCTTGCCTTAGCTCAGCTCCAGCGCAAGCACCTCAAGAAAATTTCCCTTACCGACCAGTTGGCTTTGCTTCAGCACCTGCTGGCCGCGCCTCACGACTTCGCCACTCACCTCGACTGGAGCCACGTGGCCGCCGCCCTGCTGCCGCCTCCGTCCCGCCACCTCGAGCTGGTGGCCCGCAAGCCCTACGCCCTCTACGGGGCCGAGCACATCGAGCCCGGCGCCCTGCACCAGATGGACACGGCCATGAAGCTGCCCGTTACCGTCGCCGGGGCCCTGATGCCCGACGCCCACCACGGCTACGGCCTGCCCATCGGGGGCGTACTGGCTACCGATAACGCGGTGATTCCCTACGCCGTGGGCGTCGACATCGGGTGCCGCATGGCGCTGTCGGTGTTTGCTTTGCCGCCCAAATTTATCAGTCAGCGGGTCCAGGAATTGCAGAAGCTACTGCTCGACAACACCCGCTTCGGTAACCGCACCGGCTTCGACCGGGGCAAAAAGCTCGGCCACGCCGTGCTGGACAGCGCCACCTTCCGCGACGTACCCTTCCTGCGCAACAAGCAGGCAACGGCCGCCGAGCAAATCGGCACCTCGGGCTCGGGCAACCACTTCGTCGAGTTCGGCGTGGTCGACATCACCGACCCGACCAACGAAATGGGCCTGCCCGTGGGTCAGTACGTGGGCCTGCTCTCGCACTCGGGCTCCCGCGGGCTGGGCGCCAGCGTGGCCAACCACTACACCAAGCTGGCCATGGAAAACTGCCAGTTGCCCAACGAGGCTAAGCACCTGGCCTGGCTGGGCCTCGACGGGGAGCTGGGCCAGGAGTACTGGGCGGCCATGACCCTGGCCGGCGACTACGCCTCGGCCTGCCACGACCAGATTCACCACCGCCTGGCCAAGGCCCTGGGCGAGCGGCCCCTGGCCAAAGTGGAAAACCACCATAACTTCGCCTGGCAGGAGCGCATGCAGGATGGCCGCGAGGTTATCGTGCACCGCAAGGGCGCCACGCCGGCCGGGGCGGGCGTGCTGGGCATCATTCCCGGCTCGATGACGGCCCCCGGCTTTATCGTGCGCGGCCGGGGCGTGGCCGAGTCGCTGGGCTCGGCTTCCCACGGCGCGGGTCGGCTGATGTCGCGCACCCGGGCCAAGCAGGAGCTCAGCGAGGCCCAGGTGCGCCAGCACCTGAAAGCCCACGACGTGGTGTTGCAGGGTGGGGGCGTCGACGAAGCGCCGATGGCCTACAAGGACATCCACCAGGTGATGCAAAGCCAACAGGAGCTGGTGGACGTGCTGGGCTCGTTCACGCCCAAAATCGTGCGCATGGACGGGGCCTAA